In one Silene latifolia isolate original U9 population chromosome 10, ASM4854445v1, whole genome shotgun sequence genomic region, the following are encoded:
- the LOC141609423 gene encoding bidirectional sugar transporter SWEET3 — MADKVHLAVGIMGNAASLLLYGAPVLTFATIIRKKSTQEYSCVPYIVALLNCLIYTWYGLPIVSSGWENFPLITINGLGILLESSFIIIYLWFASTRGKVKVAAITIPIIAVFGITALISTFLLHNHHQRKVCVGSIGLVASVAMYSSPLVAVKQVIETKSVKYMPFYLSFFSFLASSIWMVYGILSHDLFLMSPSLVGCPLAMIQLVLYCKYRDREVPEETGKWDVEKNEGGTKQVELVTDVHVNT; from the exons ATGGCTGATAAAGTACATCTTGCTGTTGGAATAATGG GGAATGCAGCTTCTTTGTTACTTTACGGCGCACCTGT ATTGACATTTGCAACCATCATAAGGAAAAAGAGCACTCAAGAGTATTCATGTGTTCCCTACATTGTTGCTCTACTGAACTGCCTCATCTATACCTGGTATGGCTTACCTATCGTAAGCTCTGGATGGGAAAATTTCCCGTTAATAACCATTAACGGCTTAGGTATCCTCCTGGAGTCCTCTTTCATCATTATCTACCTTTGGTTCGCTTCAACGAGGGGAAAG GTGAAGGTTGCTGCAATAACAATACCTATTATAGCAGTTTTTGGTATCACTGCGTTGATTTCCACCTTTTTGCTCCATAATCATCACCAACGGAAAGTGTGTGTTGGTAGCATAGGACTGGTAGCTTCAGTCGCGATGTATAGTTCCCCGCTTGTCGCTGTG AAACAGGTGATAGAGACGAAAAGCGTGAAATACATGCCGTTTTATCTATCATTCTTCTCATTCCTTGCAAGTTCCATCTGGATGGTTTACGGAATACTAAGCCATGATCTCTTCCTCATG TCACCTAGTTTGGTTGGATGTCCCCTGGCTATGATCCAATTGGTACTCTACTGCAAGTACAGAGATAGAGAAGTCCCGGAAGAAACGGGGAAATGGGATGTGGAGAAGAATGAAGGCGGGACTAAACAGGTGGAGCTGGTGACTGATGTCCATGTAAACACTTGA